A part of Candidatus Aquicultor sp. genomic DNA contains:
- a CDS encoding glycosyltransferase family 2 protein: METTNHTSVIAVIAAYNEADRIDATVRAARAIPSVTRVLVVDDGSADATSQVAQQAGAEVLRLSKNAGKGKALQKAVADLTDDVTLFLDGDLGECAAEAQKILDPVVRGVADMAIADFPKPQTKGGIGLAKGLGRWAIKRFTGVEMAEPLSGQRAVKTGYLKGLEFESGYGLEVGLSIDILKQGCRVVEVPVNMTHRETGRNFAGFMHRGRQFLDILRVIFRRTVADT, from the coding sequence ATGGAAACCACGAATCATACGAGCGTAATAGCCGTTATAGCAGCATATAACGAGGCCGACAGGATAGACGCGACGGTGCGCGCGGCGCGCGCCATTCCGTCGGTAACCAGGGTTTTGGTTGTCGATGACGGTTCAGCGGATGCCACGAGCCAGGTAGCGCAGCAAGCAGGCGCGGAGGTGCTGCGCTTATCGAAAAATGCCGGTAAAGGAAAGGCTCTACAGAAAGCGGTTGCCGATCTAACCGATGACGTAACCTTATTTCTTGACGGTGACCTTGGCGAATGCGCGGCCGAAGCGCAAAAAATTCTGGACCCCGTAGTGCGCGGTGTCGCCGATATGGCGATTGCAGATTTTCCAAAGCCGCAAACAAAGGGCGGCATCGGCCTGGCGAAAGGACTCGGACGGTGGGCTATTAAGCGGTTTACCGGCGTGGAAATGGCCGAGCCGCTATCCGGGCAGCGCGCGGTTAAGACCGGTTATTTAAAAGGATTAGAGTTTGAATCGGGCTATGGGCTCGAAGTAGGCTTAAGCATCGATATCCTAAAACAGGGTTGTCGTGTTGTTGAAGTGCCGGTCAATATGACGCATCGTGAAACCGGCCGCAATTTTGCAGGTTTTATGCACCGTGGCCGGCAATTTTTAGATATTTTACGTGTAATCTTTAGAAGGACGGTTGCCGATACATAA
- a CDS encoding glycosyltransferase family 4 protein, protein MLVIERGVLYIVDSSMSSVKQHVLVLLKYLNRARYKPYLVTSDDTYIAEHIKDLDVEYIVIPGISTATKLNVGGIVKQIQQFLEERKVNLVHTHGDQACFVGTHLAKALEVKHVSTVHTAEDTSKKKGLFGIQHDKVLTTPDRIIAISEDIRKQVEPLNEVRLIYNGIEIERFGDTLDTEHLFRELEVTKDHKMIGTVTELTPGSGIDVFLDAAAKLQKDDPEMHFIVAGDGDELDNLKEKAASLGIAKNAHFLGFRRDVAHILKSLNVVVIPNISTELPLALLEALASIKPVVISDTPGVREVVSEDSVEFVKPGDADAIVKAVSGLLSDADKANAKASAGQKLISGRFSVENMIKPTQSLYLEVAG, encoded by the coding sequence ATGCTAGTGATCGAACGAGGGGTCCTATACATTGTTGATTCAAGTATGAGTAGCGTAAAACAACATGTCCTCGTCCTCCTGAAGTACCTTAACCGGGCTCGGTACAAACCGTACCTGGTTACCTCAGACGATACGTACATCGCTGAGCATATTAAAGATCTCGACGTCGAGTATATTGTAATTCCCGGCATTTCAACGGCGACTAAACTTAATGTCGGAGGTATTGTCAAACAGATCCAGCAATTCCTCGAAGAACGTAAGGTAAATCTTGTGCACACTCATGGCGACCAGGCGTGCTTTGTTGGTACACACCTTGCGAAAGCGTTGGAAGTAAAACATGTTTCCACCGTTCATACCGCAGAGGATACTTCAAAAAAGAAGGGTTTATTCGGAATTCAGCATGACAAGGTTTTAACCACGCCCGACCGCATAATTGCAATCTCCGAGGACATCAGAAAACAAGTCGAACCGCTTAACGAAGTTAGGCTGATATATAATGGTATCGAGATAGAGCGTTTCGGCGACACACTCGATACCGAGCATCTCTTTAGGGAGCTTGAGGTTACTAAAGATCATAAGATGATCGGCACGGTAACCGAGCTGACGCCCGGAAGCGGTATTGATGTATTTTTAGACGCGGCAGCCAAGCTGCAAAAAGATGATCCCGAAATGCATTTTATCGTCGCAGGCGATGGCGATGAACTCGATAATCTTAAAGAGAAAGCGGCATCTCTCGGTATTGCTAAGAACGCGCACTTCTTAGGTTTCAGGCGAGACGTAGCGCATATTTTGAAAAGCCTGAACGTTGTGGTTATACCGAATATCTCAACGGAATTGCCGCTCGCTCTGCTTGAAGCTCTTGCCAGCATAAAGCCGGTTGTTATCTCGGATACGCCGGGCGTGCGCGAAGTCGTTTCCGAGGATAGTGTTGAGTTTGTGAAGCCGGGGGATGCAGATGCAATCGTAAAGGCCGTTAGCGGCCTGTTATCCGACGCCGACAAGGCAAACGCAAAAGCGAGTGCAGGCCAGAAGCTTATCTCAGGAAGATTTTCAGTTGAGAATATGATCAAGCCGACGCAGTCACTTTATCTTGAGGTTGCTGGATAG